From Cronobacter turicensis z3032, the proteins below share one genomic window:
- the gabD gene encoding Succinate-semialdehyde dehydrogenase [NADP+], translating to MQEGTMTAQAFAEQAFFKTGYFVDGTWHSAQETFDVLNPATGEVIAQVAKAGKKETEAAIAAASRAFPAWRAKTAKERSEILYRWYQLIIENKRALGELMTSEQGKPLKEAEGEVEYAASFIQWFAEQAKRANGEIIPPVKPGSRILATREPVGVVAAITPWNFPMAMLTRKLGPALAAGCTGVIKPANNTPLSAFALVALAQQAGVPDGVLNAVAGSTSEISDAIMASPEVRKISFTGSTAVGKTLMRNAAETMKKVSMELGGNAPYIIFDDADIDAAVKGAIANKFRNAGQVCVSVNRFYIQEGVYDRFVNQLAEAVKALKVGNGREEGVVVGPLIEQAAVDKVREHVDDAVAKGAKVLTGGKPHALGGNFWQPTVLIDANEDMKLAQEETFGPLAACFSFKTEEEVIARANNTPYGLAAYFYTQNLQRVFRVSQQLESGMIGVNECAVSTEVAPFGGVKESGLGREGSVLGLDEFMEVKTLHLGGL from the coding sequence GTGCAGGAGGGGACAATGACCGCACAAGCATTTGCAGAACAGGCGTTTTTTAAAACGGGCTATTTTGTTGACGGGACATGGCACAGCGCGCAGGAAACCTTCGACGTGCTGAATCCGGCGACGGGCGAGGTGATCGCGCAGGTCGCGAAAGCGGGTAAAAAAGAGACCGAGGCCGCTATCGCCGCCGCCAGCCGCGCTTTCCCCGCCTGGCGCGCTAAAACCGCCAAAGAACGCTCTGAAATTCTCTATCGCTGGTATCAGCTCATTATCGAAAACAAGCGCGCGCTGGGCGAGCTGATGACGAGCGAACAGGGTAAGCCGCTGAAAGAGGCGGAAGGCGAAGTGGAATACGCCGCGAGCTTTATCCAGTGGTTCGCCGAGCAGGCCAAACGCGCCAACGGCGAAATCATTCCGCCCGTGAAGCCCGGCTCGCGCATTCTGGCGACCCGCGAGCCGGTCGGCGTCGTGGCGGCGATCACGCCCTGGAACTTCCCGATGGCGATGCTGACCCGTAAGCTCGGCCCGGCGCTGGCCGCGGGCTGTACCGGCGTTATCAAACCCGCCAACAATACGCCGCTCAGCGCTTTCGCACTGGTGGCGCTGGCGCAGCAGGCGGGCGTGCCGGACGGCGTGCTCAATGCGGTGGCGGGCAGCACGTCGGAAATCAGCGACGCCATTATGGCAAGCCCGGAGGTTCGCAAAATCTCGTTCACCGGCTCAACCGCGGTAGGCAAAACGCTGATGCGCAATGCCGCCGAGACAATGAAAAAAGTCTCGATGGAGCTTGGCGGCAACGCGCCGTACATCATCTTTGACGATGCCGACATCGATGCGGCGGTGAAAGGCGCTATCGCCAATAAATTCCGTAACGCAGGCCAGGTGTGTGTCAGCGTTAACCGCTTCTATATCCAGGAAGGCGTCTATGACCGTTTCGTTAATCAACTGGCGGAAGCGGTAAAAGCGCTGAAAGTGGGCAACGGTAGGGAAGAAGGCGTTGTCGTCGGGCCGCTTATCGAGCAAGCGGCGGTTGATAAAGTGCGCGAGCATGTGGACGACGCGGTCGCGAAAGGCGCGAAGGTGCTGACCGGCGGCAAACCGCATGCGCTGGGCGGCAATTTCTGGCAGCCGACGGTATTGATTGATGCGAATGAGGACATGAAACTGGCGCAGGAAGAGACATTCGGCCCCCTTGCCGCCTGCTTCAGTTTTAAAACCGAAGAAGAAGTTATCGCGCGCGCAAATAATACGCCTTACGGTCTTGCGGCGTACTTCTACACTCAGAATCTCCAGCGCGTGTTCCGCGTCTCGCAGCAGCTGGAAAGCGGCATGATAGGCGTCAATGAGTGCGCGGTGTCGACCGAAGTGGCGCCATTTGGCGGCGTGAAAGAGTCAGGGCTTGGGCGCGAAGGTTCGGTGCTGGGGCTTGATGAGTTTATGGAAGTGAAAACGCTGCATCTTGGCGGGTTATAA
- the tldD gene encoding Protein tldD → MSLNLVSEQLLSANGLSHQDLFSILGQLYERRLDYGDLYFQSSYHESWVLEDRIIKDGSYNIDQGVGVRAISGEKTGFAYADQISLLALEQSAQAARSIVREQGEGRIKTLSGVEYSPLYTTLDPLQSMSREEKLDILRRVDNAARAADKRVQEVSASLTGVYELILVAATDGTLAADVRPLVRLSVSVQVEEDGKRERGSSGGGGRFGYQWFMENTDGEVRAEAWAREAVRMALVNLSAVAAPAGTLPVVLGAGWPGVLLHEAVGHGLEGDFNRRGTSVFSGQMGQLVASELCTVVDDGTLANRRGSLAIDDEGVPGQYNVLIENGILKGYMQDKLNARLMGVAPTGNGRRESYAHLPMPRMTNTYMLAGKSTPQEIIESVEYGIFAPNFGGGQVDITSGKFVFSTSEAYLIENGKVTKPVKGATLIGSGIEAMQQISMVGNDVKLDNGVGVCGKEGQSLPVGVGQPTLKVDNLTVGGTA, encoded by the coding sequence ATGAGTCTGAACCTGGTAAGTGAGCAGCTACTGTCTGCCAATGGCCTGAGCCATCAGGATCTCTTTTCCATCCTGGGCCAGCTTTATGAGCGCCGCCTGGATTACGGCGATCTTTATTTTCAGTCCAGTTATCACGAATCCTGGGTTTTAGAAGACCGCATCATTAAAGACGGCTCTTACAATATCGACCAGGGCGTCGGCGTGCGCGCCATCAGCGGCGAGAAAACCGGCTTCGCCTATGCCGATCAGATTAGCCTGCTGGCGCTGGAGCAGAGCGCGCAGGCCGCGCGCAGCATTGTGCGCGAGCAGGGCGAAGGGCGCATCAAAACCCTGAGCGGCGTGGAATATTCGCCGCTCTACACCACGCTCGATCCGCTGCAAAGCATGAGCCGTGAAGAGAAGCTCGATATTTTACGCCGCGTCGATAACGCCGCGCGCGCCGCGGACAAGCGCGTGCAGGAAGTGAGCGCGAGCCTGACTGGCGTCTATGAACTGATTCTGGTGGCCGCCACTGACGGCACGCTGGCGGCTGACGTGCGGCCGCTGGTGCGCCTTTCTGTCAGCGTACAGGTAGAAGAAGACGGCAAGCGCGAGCGCGGCTCCAGCGGCGGCGGCGGTCGTTTCGGCTATCAATGGTTTATGGAAAATACCGACGGCGAAGTGCGCGCCGAAGCCTGGGCGAGAGAAGCGGTGCGTATGGCGCTCGTCAACCTGAGCGCCGTGGCGGCGCCTGCCGGTACGTTGCCGGTGGTGCTGGGCGCGGGCTGGCCTGGCGTGCTGCTGCATGAGGCGGTCGGTCATGGTCTGGAAGGCGACTTCAACCGTCGCGGCACCTCGGTTTTCAGCGGCCAGATGGGCCAGCTGGTGGCGTCTGAGCTGTGTACCGTGGTGGATGACGGCACGCTTGCCAATCGTCGCGGTTCGCTGGCGATTGATGACGAAGGCGTGCCGGGTCAGTACAACGTGCTGATCGAGAACGGCATCCTGAAAGGCTATATGCAGGATAAGCTGAACGCGCGCCTGATGGGCGTCGCGCCGACCGGCAACGGCCGTCGCGAATCCTACGCGCACCTGCCGATGCCGCGTATGACCAACACCTATATGCTGGCTGGCAAGTCTACCCCGCAGGAGATTATCGAGTCCGTGGAGTACGGCATCTTCGCGCCGAACTTCGGCGGCGGCCAGGTGGATATCACCTCCGGTAAGTTCGTCTTCTCGACTTCAGAAGCGTATCTCATCGAAAACGGTAAAGTGACGAAGCCGGTAAAAGGCGCGACGCTAATCGGCTCCGGCATCGAGGCGATGCAGCAGATTTCGATGGTGGGCAACGACGTGAAGCTGGATAACGGCGTCGGTGTTTGCGGTAAAGAAGGCCAGAGCCTGCCGGTAGGCGTTGGTCAGCCAACGCTCAAGGTGGATAATCTCACGGTCGGCGGTACGGCATAA
- the aaeB gene encoding p-hydroxybenzoic acid efflux pump subunit aaeB — MRLMMMGFLSIDPRHLRFAIKLATAIVLALFVGFHFQLETPRWAVLTAAIVAAGPAFAAGGEPWSGAIRYRGMLRIIGTFIGCIAALVMIIGTIRAPVLMLTLCCIWVGFCTWVSSLVKVENSYAWGLAGYTALIIVITIQAEPLLAPQFALERCSEIVLGIFCAIIADLLFSPRSIKKEIDRELDALLVEQFRLMQLCMAHGDSEEVDKAWGALVRRTAALDGMRVNLNMESSRWVRANRRLKALNTLSLTLITQACETYLIQNTRPESIAPEYRELFVEPVETAADVHRRLKFIRRVLSWTGEHDTPVTIYTWVGAATRYLLLKRGVITNAKISAVEDDVLTDEVVVKAPSAERHHAMINFWRTTVSCLLGALFWLWTGWTSGSGAMIMIAVVTALAMRLPNPRMVSLDFLYGMLAALPLGAFYFLVVLPSTQQSMLLLCISLALLGFFIGIEVQKRRLGSMGALAGTINILVLDNPMTFHFSQFLDSALGQLVGCMLAMMVILVIRDNSQAQTGRMLLNQFVSTAVSSLTTNKAKRKENHLPALYQQLFLLLSKFPDDVAKFRLALNLIIAHQRLREAPVPVNDDLSAFHRQLRRTADRVISASSDEKRRATFRQLLDELAIYQEKLHVWAAPQSVIDSVKRLTDMLHKYQQAFTNT, encoded by the coding sequence ATTCGGCTAATGATGATGGGCTTTTTATCTATCGATCCCCGGCATCTGCGCTTTGCGATAAAGCTCGCCACCGCCATTGTGCTGGCGCTGTTCGTCGGGTTTCACTTTCAGCTCGAAACGCCGCGCTGGGCGGTGCTGACCGCGGCTATTGTCGCGGCGGGCCCGGCGTTTGCCGCGGGCGGCGAGCCCTGGTCCGGCGCCATTCGTTATCGCGGCATGCTCAGGATCATCGGCACGTTCATTGGCTGTATCGCCGCGCTGGTGATGATTATCGGCACCATTCGCGCGCCGGTATTAATGCTGACCCTTTGCTGTATCTGGGTCGGTTTCTGTACCTGGGTGTCGTCGCTGGTGAAAGTCGAGAACTCGTATGCCTGGGGGCTGGCGGGTTACACGGCGCTGATTATTGTCATTACGATTCAGGCCGAGCCGCTGCTGGCGCCGCAGTTTGCGCTGGAGCGCTGTAGTGAAATCGTTCTCGGGATTTTCTGCGCGATTATCGCCGATCTTCTGTTCTCCCCGCGCTCCATTAAAAAAGAGATTGACCGCGAACTGGACGCGCTGCTGGTGGAGCAGTTTCGCCTGATGCAGCTCTGCATGGCCCACGGCGACAGCGAAGAGGTGGATAAAGCGTGGGGCGCGCTGGTGCGTCGTACCGCCGCGCTCGACGGTATGCGGGTTAACCTGAATATGGAGTCATCGCGCTGGGTGCGGGCGAATCGCCGCCTTAAAGCGCTCAATACGCTCTCCCTGACGCTCATTACCCAGGCCTGCGAAACCTATCTCATCCAGAACACCCGTCCGGAGTCGATAGCGCCTGAATACCGCGAGCTGTTTGTCGAGCCGGTGGAAACCGCCGCCGATGTGCACCGTCGCCTGAAGTTCATCCGCCGCGTGCTCTCCTGGACCGGCGAGCACGACACGCCGGTGACGATTTACACCTGGGTCGGCGCGGCCACGCGTTACTTACTACTCAAGCGCGGCGTGATCACCAACGCGAAAATCAGCGCGGTGGAAGACGATGTGCTGACTGATGAAGTGGTGGTTAAAGCCCCGTCGGCGGAGCGTCACCACGCCATGATTAACTTCTGGCGCACCACGGTGTCGTGCCTGTTGGGCGCGCTCTTTTGGCTCTGGACCGGCTGGACCTCCGGCAGCGGCGCGATGATCATGATAGCGGTCGTGACGGCGCTGGCGATGCGCCTGCCGAACCCGCGTATGGTGTCGCTCGATTTCCTCTACGGGATGCTCGCCGCGCTGCCGCTCGGCGCGTTCTACTTCCTGGTCGTGCTCCCGTCGACCCAGCAGAGCATGCTGCTGTTGTGCATCAGCCTGGCGCTGCTCGGCTTTTTTATCGGCATCGAAGTGCAAAAGCGGCGGCTTGGTTCGATGGGCGCGCTCGCGGGCACCATTAATATTCTGGTGCTGGATAACCCGATGACGTTCCACTTCAGCCAGTTTCTCGACAGCGCGCTGGGCCAACTGGTGGGCTGTATGCTGGCGATGATGGTGATTCTGGTTATCCGTGATAACTCGCAGGCGCAGACAGGCCGCATGCTGCTGAACCAGTTTGTCTCGACGGCGGTCTCCTCGCTCACCACCAATAAAGCGAAGCGTAAAGAGAACCATCTGCCTGCGCTCTATCAGCAGCTCTTTCTGTTGCTGAGTAAATTCCCGGATGACGTGGCGAAATTTCGCCTGGCGCTGAATCTCATCATCGCGCACCAGCGACTGCGCGAAGCGCCGGTGCCGGTAAACGACGATCTCTCGGCGTTTCACCGCCAGTTAAGACGCACGGCGGACCGGGTTATTTCTGCTTCCAGCGATGAAAAACGACGCGCGACGTTTCGCCAGTTGCTGGATGAGCTGGCGATCTACCAGGAGAAGCTGCATGTCTGGGCGGCGCCGCAATCGGTTATCGATTCCGTGAAACGGCTGACCGATATGCTCCATAAATATCAGCAGGCGTTTACCAACACGTAA
- the aaeA gene encoding p-hydroxybenzoic acid efflux pump subunit aaeA translates to MSSGIRRYLIRRFIAVCSICCRACLSEVDVKLLTTKITRTAITVVLVVLAFIAIFRAWSFYTESPWTRDARFTADVVAIAPDVAGLITSVDVHDNQLVKKDQVLFTIDQPRYQKALEEAEADVAYYQALANEKRREAGRRNQLGVQAMSREEIDQANNVLQTVLHQLAKAEATRDLARLDLQRTVIRAPADGWVTNLNVYTGEFITRGSTAVALVKQNSFYVLAYMEETKLEGVRPGFRVEITPLGSNNVLHGTVDSVSAGVTNASSTRDDKGMATVDSNLEWVRLAQRVPVRIRLDKQPGNLYPAGTTATVVVTGERDRDRSQESAFNKLMHRLREFG, encoded by the coding sequence ATTTCGTCTGGCATCCGGCGTTATTTAATACGGCGCTTTATTGCTGTCTGTTCTATCTGCTGTCGCGCTTGTTTGTCTGAGGTTGATGTGAAATTACTAACAACAAAAATCACCCGCACAGCCATCACCGTGGTGCTGGTCGTGCTCGCCTTCATCGCTATTTTCCGCGCCTGGAGTTTTTATACCGAATCGCCCTGGACGCGTGATGCGCGCTTTACCGCCGATGTGGTCGCTATCGCGCCGGATGTGGCCGGGCTTATTACGTCGGTGGACGTACATGACAACCAGCTTGTGAAAAAAGATCAGGTGCTTTTCACTATAGACCAGCCGCGCTACCAGAAGGCGCTGGAAGAAGCCGAAGCCGATGTCGCCTACTATCAGGCGCTGGCGAATGAAAAACGCCGCGAGGCGGGCCGTCGTAACCAGCTTGGCGTCCAGGCGATGTCGCGTGAAGAGATAGACCAGGCGAACAACGTGCTGCAAACCGTATTACATCAGCTGGCGAAAGCTGAGGCGACGCGCGATCTGGCGCGGCTCGACCTGCAACGCACGGTGATCCGCGCCCCGGCGGACGGCTGGGTCACTAACCTTAACGTCTATACCGGCGAATTTATTACGCGCGGCTCCACGGCGGTGGCGTTGGTTAAACAGAACAGTTTCTATGTTCTGGCCTATATGGAAGAGACCAAGCTTGAAGGCGTGCGCCCCGGTTTTCGCGTCGAGATCACGCCGCTTGGCAGCAATAATGTCCTGCACGGCACTGTGGACAGCGTCTCGGCGGGCGTGACGAACGCCAGCAGCACCCGCGACGATAAAGGCATGGCGACCGTCGATTCCAACCTGGAGTGGGTACGCCTGGCCCAGCGCGTACCGGTACGTATTCGCCTCGATAAACAGCCAGGCAACCTTTACCCGGCCGGCACGACGGCGACCGTCGTGGTGACGGGCGAGCGGGATCGCGATCGCAGCCAGGAATCGGCCTTTAACAAGCTGATGCACCGCCTGCGCGAATTCGGCTAA
- the aaeR gene encoding HTH-type transcriptional activator aaeR has product MMERLKRMSVFAKVVELGSFTSAARQLEMSVSSISQTVSKLEDELQVKLLNRSTRSIGLTEAGRIYYQGCRRMLHEVQEVHEQLYAFNNSPIGTLRIGCSSTMAQNVLASLTAGMLRDYPGLSVNLVTGIPAPDLIADGLDVVIRVGALQDSSLFSRRLGSMPMVVCAAKSYLAQAGTPEKPADLANHSWLEYSVRPDNEFELIAPEGISTRLLPQGRFVTNDPMTLSRWLKAGAGIAYVPLMWVIDEINSGELEILFPRYQSDPRPVYALYTEKDKLPLKVQVCINALNDYFVKVAQVYQEMRGRNGKGKESHA; this is encoded by the coding sequence ATAATGGAACGACTAAAAAGAATGTCGGTGTTCGCCAAAGTGGTGGAGCTGGGTTCATTTACCAGCGCCGCCAGGCAGCTTGAGATGAGCGTCTCCTCTATCAGTCAGACGGTATCGAAACTGGAAGATGAGTTGCAGGTCAAGCTGTTAAACCGCAGCACCCGCAGTATTGGCTTAACCGAGGCAGGCCGGATTTACTACCAGGGCTGCCGTCGTATGCTGCATGAAGTACAGGAAGTGCACGAACAGTTATACGCCTTTAATAATAGCCCGATCGGCACGCTGCGGATCGGCTGCTCTTCAACCATGGCGCAAAATGTGCTGGCTTCGCTGACTGCCGGTATGCTGCGTGACTATCCAGGACTATCGGTCAACCTGGTGACCGGTATTCCGGCGCCGGACCTTATAGCCGATGGGCTGGACGTAGTGATCCGCGTCGGCGCGCTCCAGGACTCCAGTCTGTTTTCCAGGCGCCTTGGCTCGATGCCGATGGTCGTCTGCGCCGCCAAAAGCTATCTCGCCCAGGCGGGCACGCCGGAAAAGCCCGCCGATCTCGCCAACCATTCATGGCTTGAATATAGTGTGCGTCCCGACAATGAATTTGAGCTTATCGCGCCGGAAGGCATCTCCACCCGACTGCTGCCGCAGGGGCGTTTTGTCACCAACGATCCGATGACGCTTTCCCGCTGGCTGAAGGCTGGCGCAGGCATTGCGTATGTGCCGTTGATGTGGGTGATCGATGAGATCAACAGCGGCGAGCTGGAGATCCTGTTTCCGCGCTACCAGTCCGATCCGCGACCGGTGTACGCGCTCTATACCGAAAAGGACAAGCTGCCGCTTAAGGTGCAGGTCTGCATTAACGCGCTTAATGATTATTTCGTGAAAGTGGCGCAGGTATACCAGGAGATGCGGGGAAGAAACGGGAAAGGAAAAGAGAGCCACGCCTGA
- the yhdP gene encoding Uncharacterized protein yhdP, with the protein MSESTAAAADKERRVRRLPGILLLTGATLIVIVALMVSGLRLALPHLNAWRPALLEKISSVAGVPVQASHVEAAWQTFGPTLEVRDINAPLSDGGSFSVKRVTLALDVWQSLLHFRWQFRDLTFYQLQVRTNTPIKQSEGGNPLEGNKFSDLFFRQFDHFDLRDSTLSFITISGQRAELAVPQLTWLNGKNRHRAEGQVSLSSLTGQHGVMQVRMDLRDDNGLLNRGTVWMQADDVDVKPWLGQWMKDNVDLTSAQFSLEAWMTLRDGDVAGGDIWLKQGGTTWRGENRSHRLSVDNLTAHISHTDDAWQVAIPQTRVTVDDKPWPAGSLNLAWLAGQPVDGDKVRRSDELRVRASNLELSGLEGFLPLATRLAPSLGDVWGSTRPKGKIDALALDIPLQATDKTRFLARWSDLSWQQWKLLPGAEHFSGSVSGTLEHGQATVNMTDARMPYQSVFRAPLEIARGAATFDWRKNAEGFTLAGKNLDVQAHSLWARGDFRYQQPKDGQPWLEILAGIQTNDAAQAWRYFPENLMGKDLVDYLSGAIQGGQVENATLVYVGNPQHFPYKQNDGQFEVYVPLHNATYAFQPDWPALKDFAINLDFRNDGLWMAAPQVMLGGVTGNNLTAVIPDYSQEKLFIDADIVGPGKAVGPYFKDTPLADSLSTTLDELQLDGDVNARLHLDIPLDGTMTTAKGDVWLRNNALFIKPLNSTLHNLNGKFSFVNGNLQSEPLTATWFNQPLNVDFSTREEPKAYQVEVNMNGDWQPTRTGLLPKPMNDALSGSIPWNGKVAISLTYHAGVNYQVDISGDLKNVSSHLPEPVDKAAGEALPFNVRAKGDLKSVDVTGNAGAENHFNSRWLLGRKLTLDRAIWATDSRTMPPLPENRGLELNLPAMDGAQWLALFNQGAAQKVSSTTLFPETITLRTPALTFGGQRWNNLSVMTKPQAGGTEVSAQGREINGRLLMRDGAPWQANIDYLYYNPSHADEAASVLTGASGQKTQAVDFSGWPNLALRCAECWLWGQKYGRIDGDFTINGDTLSLENGLLDTGFARLTMQGEWVNRQDAMRTSVKGVLKGKQLDAATSFFGVKTPLQGSSFNVDYDLHWRDAPWKPDEASLSGVLHTRLGKGQIADLGTGHAGQLLRLLSFDALLRKLRFDFSDTFGEGFYYDSIRSTVWIKDGIMHTEDTLVDGLEADIAMKGSVNLPARTLDMEAVVAPEISATVGVAAAFAVNPIIGAAVFAASKVLGPLWNKISVLRYHITGPVDKPQINEVMRQPRAQAAQ; encoded by the coding sequence AGTGAAAGTACCGCCGCGGCGGCTGACAAGGAGAGAAGGGTGAGGCGACTGCCGGGCATTTTGCTACTCACAGGCGCAACGCTGATTGTTATCGTCGCACTGATGGTGAGTGGACTGCGGCTCGCGCTGCCACATCTCAACGCCTGGCGTCCTGCGCTGCTGGAGAAAATTTCCAGCGTGGCCGGCGTTCCGGTGCAGGCAAGCCACGTAGAAGCCGCCTGGCAGACGTTCGGGCCGACGCTTGAAGTGCGCGATATTAACGCGCCGCTTAGCGACGGCGGCAGCTTCTCGGTTAAGCGCGTGACGCTCGCGCTGGACGTCTGGCAAAGCCTGCTCCATTTTCGCTGGCAGTTCCGCGATCTCACCTTTTACCAGTTGCAGGTGCGTACCAATACGCCTATCAAGCAGAGCGAAGGCGGCAATCCTCTCGAAGGCAACAAGTTTAGCGATCTCTTCTTCCGGCAGTTCGATCACTTCGATCTGCGCGACAGCACCCTCAGCTTTATTACGATCTCCGGCCAGCGCGCCGAACTCGCCGTACCTCAGTTAACCTGGCTCAACGGCAAAAACCGTCATCGCGCCGAAGGCCAGGTTAGCCTCTCAAGCCTTACCGGCCAGCATGGCGTAATGCAGGTGCGTATGGATCTGCGTGACGACAACGGCCTGCTGAACCGCGGCACGGTCTGGATGCAGGCGGACGATGTGGATGTTAAACCCTGGCTGGGCCAGTGGATGAAAGACAACGTCGATCTCACCAGCGCGCAGTTCAGCCTCGAAGCATGGATGACGCTGCGCGACGGCGACGTGGCGGGCGGCGATATCTGGCTGAAGCAGGGCGGCACCACCTGGCGCGGCGAAAATCGTAGCCACCGGCTCTCCGTTGATAATCTTACCGCGCATATCAGCCACACCGACGACGCCTGGCAGGTCGCCATCCCCCAGACGCGAGTCACTGTCGATGATAAACCCTGGCCTGCGGGCTCGCTGAATCTGGCCTGGCTTGCCGGTCAACCCGTCGACGGCGATAAAGTGCGGCGCAGCGACGAACTGCGCGTGCGCGCCAGCAACCTTGAGCTGAGCGGGCTGGAAGGATTTCTGCCGCTCGCGACCCGGCTTGCGCCGTCGCTGGGCGACGTCTGGGGCAGCACGCGCCCGAAAGGGAAAATCGACGCGCTGGCGCTGGATATCCCGCTCCAGGCGACTGACAAAACCCGTTTTCTCGCCCGCTGGAGCGATCTCTCCTGGCAGCAGTGGAAACTTCTGCCGGGTGCGGAGCATTTCTCCGGCTCGGTATCCGGCACGCTGGAGCATGGTCAGGCGACGGTGAACATGACCGATGCCCGGATGCCGTATCAGAGCGTGTTCCGTGCGCCGCTGGAGATTGCGCGTGGCGCGGCGACCTTTGACTGGCGCAAGAACGCGGAAGGCTTCACGCTTGCCGGTAAAAATCTCGACGTACAGGCGCATTCCCTGTGGGCGCGCGGCGATTTCCGCTATCAGCAGCCGAAGGACGGCCAGCCGTGGCTGGAAATACTGGCAGGCATTCAGACGAACGATGCCGCGCAGGCCTGGCGTTACTTCCCGGAAAACCTGATGGGCAAAGATCTTGTCGATTACCTGAGCGGCGCGATTCAGGGTGGCCAGGTGGAGAACGCCACGCTGGTCTATGTCGGCAACCCGCAGCACTTCCCGTATAAGCAAAACGACGGCCAATTTGAAGTCTATGTGCCGCTGCACAACGCGACCTACGCGTTCCAGCCGGACTGGCCCGCGCTGAAAGATTTCGCCATTAATCTCGATTTCCGAAACGACGGGCTCTGGATGGCGGCGCCGCAGGTCATGCTTGGCGGCGTGACGGGTAACAACCTGACCGCCGTTATCCCGGACTACTCGCAGGAAAAACTCTTTATCGATGCCGATATCGTCGGACCGGGTAAAGCGGTCGGGCCTTATTTTAAAGATACGCCGCTTGCGGATTCGCTGAGTACGACGCTTGATGAACTCCAGCTCGACGGCGATGTGAATGCTCGCTTACATCTCGACATTCCGCTTGATGGCACCATGACGACCGCCAAAGGCGATGTATGGCTGCGCAATAACGCGTTGTTTATTAAACCGCTAAACAGCACGCTGCATAACCTGAACGGTAAATTCAGCTTCGTGAACGGCAATTTACAGAGCGAACCGCTGACGGCGACCTGGTTTAACCAGCCGCTGAATGTTGATTTCTCCACGCGTGAAGAACCGAAAGCCTATCAGGTGGAAGTGAATATGAACGGCGACTGGCAGCCCACCCGCACTGGCCTGTTGCCGAAGCCGATGAACGACGCGCTCAGCGGCAGCATTCCCTGGAACGGTAAAGTGGCGATTTCGCTGACCTATCATGCCGGCGTGAATTATCAGGTCGATATTTCCGGCGATCTGAAGAATGTAAGCAGTCACTTACCTGAGCCAGTCGATAAAGCCGCTGGAGAAGCGCTGCCCTTTAACGTTCGCGCTAAAGGCGACCTGAAAAGCGTTGACGTGACCGGCAACGCCGGGGCGGAAAACCATTTCAACAGCCGCTGGCTGCTGGGCCGTAAGCTGACGCTGGATCGCGCTATCTGGGCGACGGACAGCCGTACCATGCCGCCGCTGCCGGAAAACCGCGGCCTCGAGCTGAATCTCCCGGCAATGGACGGCGCGCAGTGGCTGGCGCTGTTTAACCAGGGCGCGGCGCAGAAGGTCAGCAGCACGACGCTGTTCCCGGAAACCATAACGCTGCGCACCCCGGCGCTGACCTTCGGTGGACAGCGCTGGAACAATCTCAGTGTGATGACAAAACCGCAGGCGGGCGGCACCGAAGTATCCGCCCAGGGCCGCGAAATTAACGGCCGCCTGCTGATGCGTGACGGCGCGCCGTGGCAGGCGAATATCGATTATCTTTATTACAACCCGAGCCACGCGGATGAAGCAGCGTCGGTATTGACCGGCGCGTCCGGGCAAAAAACGCAGGCCGTGGATTTCAGCGGCTGGCCGAATCTGGCGCTGCGCTGCGCCGAGTGCTGGCTGTGGGGGCAGAAATATGGCCGTATCGATGGCGATTTCACCATCAACGGCGATACGCTGTCGCTCGAAAATGGCCTGCTGGATACCGGCTTCGCGCGCCTGACCATGCAGGGCGAATGGGTCAACCGCCAGGATGCCATGCGCACGTCGGTGAAAGGCGTCCTGAAGGGCAAACAACTCGATGCGGCGACCAGTTTCTTCGGCGTGAAAACGCCGCTCCAGGGATCGTCATTTAATGTCGATTACGATCTCCACTGGCGCGACGCGCCGTGGAAACCCGATGAAGCCTCGTTAAGCGGCGTGCTGCATACTCGCCTCGGCAAAGGGCAAATCGCCGATCTTGGCACCGGACACGCCGGGCAACTGCTGCGCCTGCTGAGCTTTGACGCGCTGCTGCGCAAGCTGCGCTTTGACTTCAGCGACACCTTCGGCGAAGGTTTTTATTACGATTCGATTCGCAGTACGGTGTGGATCAAAGACGGCATTATGCATACCGAAGATACGCTGGTGGATGGCCTGGAAGCGGATATCGCCATGAAAGGCTCCGTTAACCTGCCTGCCCGGACGCTGGATATGGAAGCCGTCGTGGCGCCGGAGATTTCAGCGACGGTCGGCGTGGCGGCGGCATTCGCCGTGAACCCGATTATCGGCGCGGCGGTATTTGCCGCCAGCAAAGTGCTCGGCCCGCTGTGGAACAAAATCTCCGTACTGCGCTATCACATCACCGGACCTGTCGATAAGCCGCAAATCAACGAGGTGATGCGCCAGCCGCGCGCGCAAGCGGCGCAATGA